A region of Rhodamnia argentea isolate NSW1041297 chromosome 9, ASM2092103v1, whole genome shotgun sequence DNA encodes the following proteins:
- the LOC125316532 gene encoding la-related protein 6A-like isoform X1 yields the protein MSPDGEVEPAFAGNGEVAGLPLPPPRHDHAIVGSPEEKGSEDQSPSSDEDVAPDHGNDEGLAHSVATGFLTDDLKRKIIRQVEYYFSDENLPTDKYMTSLIKKNKQGFVPIGLVASFRKMKKLTQDHSAVTTALKESTFLVVSSDGKKVKRLHPLPSTEALFRTVLVENLPEDHSVENLERIFVEVGKVKSISVHDPSAVEEPKKHGKSEKLHSTKLHALIEYETVEATEKAVAALNNEEDWRNGMHVKILKRMGKQGQRKVNWRVTESENNGSAHLFDQVGVEEDYKLSEHHDRVPDEEDGDRIPKEKNGDRSRNHGRPRRYNHRGMNGHGHGTTTFTHIVEPSKPPPGPRMPDGTRGFTMGRGRPPVPDLS from the exons CCTTCGCCGGTAACGGCGAAGTGGCGGGTCTCCCGTTGCCTCCGCCGCGGCACGATCATGCCATCGTCGGATCTCCGGAGGAGAAGGGCTCGGAGGACCAATCGCCGTCGTCTGACGAGGATGTTGCTCCCGATCACGGCAATGATGAGGGCCTCGCTCATTCCGTTGCCACCGGCTTCCTCACTGATGATCTCAAGCGCAAGATCATCAGGCAG GTGGAGTATTATTTCAGCGATGAAAACTTGCCCACTGATAAGTACATGACGAGTTTGATTAAGAAGAACAAACAAGGATTCG TACCTATTGGATTAGTTGCttcttttaggaaaatgaaaaagctaACCCAAGATCATTCAGCTGTTACAACTGCACTGAAGGAGTCTACATTTTTG GTTGTGAGTTCAGATGGGAAGAAGGTGAAGCGTCTTCATCCTCTTCCAAGCACAGAGGCTCTG TTTCGTACTGTTCTGGTGGAGAACCTGCCAGAAGATCACTCGGTGGAGAACCTTGAGAGAATTTTTGTTGAAGTTGGAAA GGTGAAGAGTATCTCTGTCCACGATCCAAGTGCTGTAGAAGAGCCAAAAAAGCATGGCAAGTCAGAAAAACTTCATAGCACCAAG TTACATGCTCTCATAGAATATGAGACTGTGGAAGCTACTGAGAAAGCG GTTGCTGCTTTGAATAATGAAGAGGACTGGAGGAATGGCATGCATGTCAAGATTCTTAAGCGCATG GGCAAGCAAGGGCAGAGAAAAGTAAACTGGAGGGTTACTGAATCTGAGAATAATGGTTCTGCTCATTTATTCGATCAAGTTGGTGTTGAGGAAGATTACAAGTTAAGTGAGCATCATGATCGTGTGCCTGATGAAGAG GATGGAGACCGTATTccaaaggagaaaaatgggGATAGAAGTCGAAACCATGGGCGACCAAGGAGATACAATCATCGCGGGATGAATGGACATG GGCATGGAACTACAACTTTTACACACATCGTTGAGCCCTCAAAACCTCCTCCAGGCCCAAGAATGCCTGATGGAACGAGAGGATTCACTATGGGACGTGGTAGACCTCCAGTCCCTGATTTAAGTTAA
- the LOC125316532 gene encoding la-related protein 6A-like isoform X2 translates to MSPDGEVEPAFAGNGEVAGLPLPPPRHDHAIVGSPEEKGSEDQSPSSDEDVAPDHGNDEGLAHSVATGFLTDDLKRKIIRQVEYYFSDENLPTDKYMTSLIKKNKQGFVPIGLVASFRKMKKLTQDHSAVTTALKESTFLVVSSDGKKVKRLHPLPSTEALFRTVLVENLPEDHSVENLERIFVEVGKVKSISVHDPSAVEEPKKHGKSEKLHSTKLHALIEYETVEATEKAVAALNNEEDWRNGMHVKILKRMGKQGQRKVNWRVTESENNGSAHLFDQVGVEEDYKLSEHHDRVPDEEVSDSASLIIIFFLPFNNG, encoded by the exons CCTTCGCCGGTAACGGCGAAGTGGCGGGTCTCCCGTTGCCTCCGCCGCGGCACGATCATGCCATCGTCGGATCTCCGGAGGAGAAGGGCTCGGAGGACCAATCGCCGTCGTCTGACGAGGATGTTGCTCCCGATCACGGCAATGATGAGGGCCTCGCTCATTCCGTTGCCACCGGCTTCCTCACTGATGATCTCAAGCGCAAGATCATCAGGCAG GTGGAGTATTATTTCAGCGATGAAAACTTGCCCACTGATAAGTACATGACGAGTTTGATTAAGAAGAACAAACAAGGATTCG TACCTATTGGATTAGTTGCttcttttaggaaaatgaaaaagctaACCCAAGATCATTCAGCTGTTACAACTGCACTGAAGGAGTCTACATTTTTG GTTGTGAGTTCAGATGGGAAGAAGGTGAAGCGTCTTCATCCTCTTCCAAGCACAGAGGCTCTG TTTCGTACTGTTCTGGTGGAGAACCTGCCAGAAGATCACTCGGTGGAGAACCTTGAGAGAATTTTTGTTGAAGTTGGAAA GGTGAAGAGTATCTCTGTCCACGATCCAAGTGCTGTAGAAGAGCCAAAAAAGCATGGCAAGTCAGAAAAACTTCATAGCACCAAG TTACATGCTCTCATAGAATATGAGACTGTGGAAGCTACTGAGAAAGCG GTTGCTGCTTTGAATAATGAAGAGGACTGGAGGAATGGCATGCATGTCAAGATTCTTAAGCGCATG GGCAAGCAAGGGCAGAGAAAAGTAAACTGGAGGGTTACTGAATCTGAGAATAATGGTTCTGCTCATTTATTCGATCAAGTTGGTGTTGAGGAAGATTACAAGTTAAGTGAGCATCATGATCGTGTGCCTGATGAAGAGGTGAGCGATTCTGCATCTTTGAT AATAATCTTTTTCCTGCCTTTCAACAATGGATAA